The Raphanus sativus cultivar WK10039 chromosome 2, ASM80110v3, whole genome shotgun sequence genome includes a region encoding these proteins:
- the LOC108832831 gene encoding LOW QUALITY PROTEIN: organic cation/carnitine transporter 5 (The sequence of the model RefSeq protein was modified relative to this genomic sequence to represent the inferred CDS: inserted 4 bases in 4 codons; substituted 1 base at 1 genomic stop codon), translating to MAMIPDGXLGRKQLLFFTTLAMSITGISITFSFSIWTYVFVLISEGVSTKWRPRATMIPFVLFVLGFMSLSGISYLVRHASWRVVYLCTSVPAAVYCIFLYLFAIESPRWLHLQGKNEEAIEVLKKISPAKKGYLGSVSICLPSEETLEEAQRYSLKDLFIXKWDFPRTLVIMIIMLGPGLSYYGVPLAVRDXKVNIYLSEALNAMVELPXPIFLEKFSRRSSVVVNCLIGGASGVLCFALSIFGMTNTAFALELAXFFCGRIQFNLMAVYMVELFPTCVRNTTTLMLRQALVVAGACSPIIAYWKRCSITLFRGFGLAMAGFGLFALLLPETKGSSLCDTMEAQEERGRALNTSQSCLK from the exons ATGGCTATGATCCCAGACG TTCTCGGAAGGAAGCAACTTCTTTTCTTCACAACGTTAGCTATGTCAATCACTGGAATCTCTATTACCTTCTCCTTCAGCATATGGACGTATGTGTTTGTTCTGATAAGCGAGGGAGTTTCGACCAAGTGGAGGCCTAGAGCTACTATGATTCCGTTTGTTCTGTTTGTGTTAGGCTTCATGTCGCTGTCTGGAATCTCCTACCTTGTCCGACATGCTTCCTGGAGAGTTGTCTATCTCTGCACTTCTGTTCCCGCGGCTGTCTACTGTATTTTCCTCTATTTGTTCGCCATTGAGTCTCCTCGTTGGCTCCATTTGCAAGGGAAGAACGAAGAAGCCATTGAAGTGCTTAAGAAGATTTCACCTGCAAAGAAAGGTTACTTGGGATCAGTATCTATTTGCTTACCTTCAGAAGAAACCCTAGAAGAGGCTCAAAGGTACTCGCTCAAGGACTTGTTCATCTGAAAATGGGATTTTCCAAGAACGTTGGTTATTATGATCATAATGCTAGGGCCAGGGTTGTCGTATTACGGAGTTCCATTAGCCGTAAGAG ACAAAGTGAATATCTACTTGAGCGAAGCCCTAAACGCAATGGTGGAGTTAC CACCAATCTTTTTAGAGAAGTTCAGCAGAAGAAGCTCTGTGGTTGTGAATTGCTTAATCGGTGGAGCATCAGGAGTGCTCTGTTTCGCCCTGAGCATTTTCGGGATGACAAACACTGCTTTCGCTCTCGAACTCG TCTTCTTTTGCGGGAGGATTCAGTTCAACTTGATGGCGGTTTATATGGTTGAGCTGTTCCCAACATGCGTGAGGAACACAACAACATTGATGCTTAGACAAGCGCTTGTTGTCGCAGGAGCTTGTTCTCCAATCATTGCTTATTGGAAGAGATGTTCCATCACTCTCTTTCGCGGTTTCGGGCTAGCAATGGCGGGTTTCGGATTATTTGCTTTGCTTCTTCCTGAGACTAAAGGGTCCAGTCTTTGCGATACAATGGAAGCACAAGAAGAGAGAGGCCGAGCCTTGAATACTAGCCAAAGTTGCTTAAAATAG
- the LOC108841686 gene encoding glycine-rich cell wall structural protein 1 codes for MRSDNLWTRKPEVKTGKSEFPVIRFLRRYIENIKDNAGGPGIGGGIGCGAGLGLGLAGGLGLVTSEGINHSNVVFGIGVGCGIGVGFGYGFGVGGGLNFDDIGDKLTYGNSSG; via the coding sequence ATGAGATCAGATAACCTCTGGACCAGAAAACCAGAAGTCAAAACCGGCAAATCTGAGTTTCCGGTTATCAGATTCCTCCGTAGATACATCGAGAACATCAAGGACAATGCCGGAGGTCCTGGAATCGGGGGCGGAATAGGCTGCGGCGCTGGACTCGGCCTCGGACTCGCCGGAGGACTCGGGTTAGTCACTTCTGAAGGGATTAACCACTCCAATGTGGTGTTTGGCATCGGTGTGGGTTGCGGTATAGGGGTTGGGTTTGGGTACGGGTTTGGAGTTGGCGGCGGGCTCAATTTCGATGACATTGGAGATAAATTGACCTATGGGAATAGCTCCGGTTAA